From the Roseateles sp. XES5 genome, one window contains:
- the hutH gene encoding histidine ammonia-lyase produces MTITLHPGSVALKTLETIYWTGEAAKLDASFNAGIEKAAARIAEIAAGDAPVYGVNTGFGKLASIKIAPADVATLQRNLILSHCCGVGKPLAENIVRLIMALKLISLGRGASGVRIEIVRLLEAMQEKGVIPVIPEQGSVGASGDLAPLAHMTAVMLGEGEATYAGERLPGGAALAKAGLKPVVLAAKEGLALINGTQVSTGLALAGLFRAYRAAQAAVVTGALSTDAAMGSSAPFHPDIHTLRGHKGQIDVAASLRALLAGSVIRDSHITGDERVQDPYCIRCQPQVDGACFDLLGSAARTLEIEANAVTDNPLVLSDNSVVSGGNFHAEPVAFAADQIAIAVCEVGAIAQRRIALLVDPALSFGLPAFLAKKPGLNSGLMIAEVTSAALMSENKQMAHPASVDSTPTSANQEDHVSMACHGARRLLRMTENLSAIVGIEALAAAQGIEFRAPLTTSPELQKVIAALRTVVATLEEDRYMAPDLAAAGKFVSSGALAASVSKGILPVLGA; encoded by the coding sequence ATGACGATCACGCTTCACCCGGGCTCCGTTGCCCTGAAAACCCTTGAAACCATCTACTGGACCGGCGAAGCCGCCAAGCTCGATGCGTCCTTCAATGCCGGCATCGAAAAGGCCGCCGCGCGCATCGCGGAAATCGCCGCCGGCGACGCGCCGGTCTACGGCGTCAACACCGGCTTCGGCAAGCTGGCCTCCATCAAGATCGCGCCGGCCGACGTCGCCACGCTCCAGCGCAACCTGATCCTGTCGCACTGCTGCGGCGTCGGCAAGCCGCTCGCCGAGAACATCGTGCGCCTCATCATGGCGCTGAAGCTGATCTCGCTCGGCCGCGGCGCCTCGGGCGTGCGCATCGAGATCGTCCGCCTTCTCGAAGCCATGCAGGAAAAGGGCGTCATCCCGGTCATTCCGGAGCAGGGCTCCGTCGGCGCCTCGGGCGACCTTGCCCCCCTCGCCCACATGACGGCCGTCATGCTCGGCGAAGGCGAAGCGACCTATGCCGGCGAACGCCTGCCGGGCGGCGCAGCCCTTGCCAAGGCCGGCCTCAAGCCCGTCGTTCTCGCCGCCAAGGAAGGCCTTGCGCTCATCAACGGCACACAGGTCTCCACCGGCCTTGCGCTTGCCGGCCTCTTCCGCGCCTATCGCGCCGCCCAGGCCGCCGTCGTCACCGGCGCGCTGTCGACCGACGCCGCCATGGGCTCGTCCGCGCCGTTCCATCCCGATATCCACACGCTGCGCGGCCACAAGGGCCAGATCGACGTCGCCGCCTCGCTGCGCGCGCTGCTGGCCGGCTCCGTCATTCGCGACAGCCACATCACCGGCGACGAACGCGTTCAGGACCCCTACTGCATCCGCTGCCAGCCGCAGGTCGACGGCGCGTGCTTCGACCTTCTCGGTTCGGCCGCCCGCACGCTGGAAATCGAAGCCAATGCCGTCACCGACAACCCGCTCGTCCTGTCGGACAACAGCGTCGTGTCGGGCGGCAACTTCCATGCCGAGCCCGTCGCCTTCGCCGCCGACCAGATCGCCATCGCGGTCTGCGAGGTCGGCGCCATCGCCCAGCGCCGCATCGCGCTCCTGGTCGATCCCGCGCTCTCCTTCGGCCTGCCGGCCTTCCTCGCCAAGAAGCCGGGCCTCAATTCCGGCCTGATGATCGCGGAAGTCACCTCGGCCGCGCTGATGAGCGAGAACAAGCAGATGGCGCATCCCGCCTCGGTCGACTCCACCCCGACCTCCGCCAACCAGGAAGACCATGTCTCCATGGCCTGCCACGGCGCCCGCCGCCTGCTGCGCATGACGGAAAACCTCTCCGCCATCGTCGGCATCGAGGCGCTGGCCGCCGCCCAGGGCATCGAGTTCCGCGCCCCGCTCACCACGAGCCCGGAACTGCAGAAGGTCATCGCGGCGCTGCGCACCGTCGTCGCCACGCTGGAGGAAGACCGCTACATGGCGCCGGATCTCGCCGCCGCCGGCAAATTCGTCTCCTCGGGCGCGCTCGCCGCGTCGGTCTCCAAGGGCATCCTGCCGGTTCTGGGGGCGTAA
- a CDS encoding LysR family transcriptional regulator, producing the protein MPINRLERFAHNLDWNLLRTFVVVVEEGSITRAANRLLLQQPAVSMALKRLEQSVGHRLIDRSPGRFELTEAGERLHALCHDIFTAIVRLPEAMEPSGEDVSGHITLHAVSHAMNPAWDRAIADFFRLHPRVTVGVTVETTTDVIRSVERGVATLGLSDGIIPEGLEKVPFCFERYALYCGRGHRLFGVADARLEDLRGEPYVSFLADVLGGPHMGPVTAVRAVGSFGQQVRALAFNVEEVLRLVVANAGIGMLPVHLTGPALLAGELWQLPPHDDLPVTETFRITNPGSALNPAERAFLAHIADVPPWRWGEPHQS; encoded by the coding sequence ATGCCGATCAACCGCCTCGAACGCTTCGCCCACAATCTCGACTGGAACCTCCTGCGCACCTTCGTCGTGGTGGTGGAGGAAGGCTCGATCACGCGGGCGGCGAACCGCCTGCTGCTGCAGCAGCCGGCCGTCAGCATGGCGCTGAAGCGGCTGGAGCAGTCGGTCGGCCACCGGCTGATCGACCGCAGTCCCGGCCGCTTCGAACTGACGGAGGCCGGCGAGCGGCTGCATGCGCTGTGCCATGACATCTTCACCGCCATCGTGCGCCTGCCGGAGGCGATGGAACCCTCGGGCGAGGACGTGTCGGGCCATATCACCCTCCACGCCGTCAGCCATGCCATGAACCCCGCCTGGGACCGGGCGATCGCCGATTTCTTCCGCCTGCACCCGCGCGTCACCGTGGGCGTGACGGTGGAAACGACGACGGATGTCATCCGCTCGGTGGAGCGGGGCGTCGCGACGCTCGGCCTTTCCGACGGCATCATTCCCGAGGGGCTGGAGAAGGTGCCCTTCTGCTTTGAACGCTACGCGCTCTATTGCGGGCGCGGGCACCGGCTCTTCGGGGTTGCCGATGCGCGGCTGGAGGATCTGCGCGGCGAACCCTATGTCAGCTTCCTCGCCGACGTGCTGGGCGGGCCGCATATGGGGCCGGTGACGGCGGTGCGCGCCGTCGGCTCCTTCGGCCAGCAGGTGCGCGCGCTCGCCTTCAACGTGGAGGAGGTGCTGCGGCTCGTCGTCGCCAATGCGGGCATCGGCATGCTGCCGGTCCACCTGACCGGCCCGGCGCTGCTGGCCGGCGAACTCTGGCAATTGCCGCCGCATGACGACCTGCCGGTGACCGAAACCTTCCGCATCACCAATCCCGGCTCGGCGCTCAATCCGGCCGAACGCGCCTTCCTTGCCCATATCGCCGACGTGCCGCCCTGGCGCTGGGGCGAGCCGCATCAATCCTGA
- a CDS encoding HutD family protein, producing the protein MHKEPRLLRNADHRRMPWKNGGGETVEVIVHPEGASLSDFGWRVSMATVASDGPFSVFPGIDRTLAVLTGDGMALTIEGLGEGLGDKLLTPVTAPLPFPADAPTTARLTGGPITDLNVMTRRGVFRHSLAHHVARGATALAASSGQRLLLALEPLGVTTPDGLMGLQPLDALVFDGAETAEVVPAGDSAAFYLVEIAPA; encoded by the coding sequence ATGCACAAGGAACCTAGGTTGCTGCGCAACGCCGACCATCGCCGCATGCCGTGGAAGAACGGCGGCGGCGAGACGGTCGAGGTGATCGTCCATCCGGAAGGCGCAAGCCTTTCGGATTTCGGCTGGCGCGTCAGCATGGCGACGGTGGCGAGCGACGGACCGTTCTCGGTCTTTCCCGGCATCGACCGCACGCTGGCGGTGCTGACCGGCGACGGCATGGCCCTCACCATCGAGGGGCTTGGCGAAGGGCTTGGCGACAAGCTGCTGACGCCGGTCACCGCGCCGCTGCCCTTTCCCGCCGACGCGCCCACCACGGCGCGCCTGACGGGCGGGCCGATTACCGACCTCAACGTGATGACGCGGCGCGGGGTCTTCCGGCACAGCCTCGCGCATCATGTGGCCAGGGGCGCGACGGCGCTTGCGGCATCGTCGGGCCAGCGCCTGCTGCTCGCACTCGAACCGCTCGGCGTTACGACGCCGGACGGGCTCATGGGTCTCCAGCCGCTCGACGCCCTCGTGTTCGACGGCGCGGAAACGGCCGAGGTGGTTCCGGCGGGCGACAGCGCCGCCTTCTATCTCGTCGAAATCGCACCCGCCTGA
- the hutC gene encoding histidine utilization repressor, with protein MKGASAFPTTLGPGESAPGRSEATISIDAHTTPVEAKEPSLHRRILEDVEGKILSGEWPPGHRIPFEHELTEQYQCSRMTVNKAITDLVKRGLIERRRKSGSYVTHPHAQSAVLEIHDIRLEVESLGLPYRYQRRTRLDRAAKAADRRLLELNEAVRLTEISALHFAGKHPFCLEDRLINLEAVPEAAEESFTDVAPSPWLISRVPWSAAEHRIRAVGADARAAELLAIAPGTPCLVVERRTWSGGVYITHVRLTYPGEMHELVAEFAPTHPK; from the coding sequence TTGAAAGGCGCTTCCGCCTTTCCTACAACTCTTGGACCGGGCGAATCTGCGCCCGGCAGATCGGAGGCGACCATTTCCATCGACGCGCACACGACGCCGGTCGAGGCCAAGGAGCCGTCGCTGCACCGCCGCATCCTGGAGGATGTGGAGGGCAAGATCCTGTCTGGCGAATGGCCGCCCGGTCACCGCATTCCCTTCGAGCACGAACTGACCGAGCAATATCAGTGCTCGCGCATGACGGTGAACAAGGCGATCACCGATCTCGTCAAGCGCGGCCTCATCGAGCGTCGCCGGAAATCCGGCAGCTACGTCACCCATCCGCATGCCCAATCGGCCGTGCTGGAAATCCATGACATCCGCCTGGAGGTCGAATCGCTCGGGCTGCCCTATCGCTACCAGCGTCGCACGCGCCTCGACCGCGCCGCCAAGGCGGCCGATCGCCGCCTGCTGGAGCTCAACGAAGCGGTGCGCCTGACGGAAATCTCGGCGCTGCATTTCGCCGGAAAACATCCCTTCTGCCTGGAAGACCGCCTGATCAACCTCGAGGCGGTGCCGGAAGCGGCGGAGGAGAGCTTCACCGATGTCGCCCCCAGCCCCTGGCTGATTAGCCGCGTGCCGTGGAGCGCCGCCGAACACCGCATCCGCGCCGTCGGCGCCGACGCCCGCGCCGCCGAACTCCTGGCGATCGCCCCCGGAACGCCCTGCCTCGTCGTCGAGCGCCGCACCTGGAGCGGCGGCGTCTACATCACCCATGTGCGCCTGACCTATCCGGGCGAGATGCATGAACTCGTCGCCGAATTCGCCCCGACGCATCCGAAATAG
- a CDS encoding formimidoylglutamate deiminase, translating into MAVIHARQALLKGGWAKDVRIDVRDGRIASLEEGAAAAPGDERHDTVVAGMPNLHSHAFQRGMAGLAETRGPGSDSFWSWRNVMYRFALSMTPDDVEAVAGQLYVEMLEAGFTRVGEFHYLHHDKDGGHYGDIGEMAARIAAAASQTGIALTLLPVFYAHAGFGGTAPGEGQRRFINDRESYGRLLERCRALTNALPEGVTGVAPHSLRAVTPDELSTVVAMAGDKPIHIHISEQVKEVEDSIAWCGRRPVEWLLDNQAVDGRWCFIHATHMTEAETRGMAEAGAIAGLCPITEANLGDGTFPAPEFFAAGGRYGIGSDSNVLIGLPDELRQLEYSERLYHRARNVLAAPGGSTGRALFDGAIVGGAAALGAAAGIAAGQAADFVSVKARHGLDLAGDALLDGWIFANGAEVDCVWVNGRKQVEGGRHVAREAVGRRFTTVMRALAEA; encoded by the coding sequence ATGGCTGTTATTCATGCAAGGCAGGCGCTGCTTAAGGGCGGCTGGGCGAAGGACGTTCGCATCGACGTCAGGGACGGACGCATCGCGTCGCTGGAGGAGGGGGCCGCTGCGGCGCCCGGCGACGAGCGCCACGACACCGTGGTCGCCGGCATGCCGAACCTGCACAGCCACGCCTTCCAACGCGGCATGGCGGGCCTTGCGGAAACGCGCGGGCCGGGCAGCGATTCCTTCTGGAGCTGGCGCAATGTGATGTACCGCTTCGCGCTGTCCATGACGCCCGACGATGTCGAGGCCGTCGCCGGCCAGCTCTATGTGGAAATGCTGGAGGCGGGCTTCACCCGCGTCGGCGAATTCCATTATCTGCATCACGACAAGGACGGCGGGCACTATGGCGATATCGGCGAAATGGCCGCTCGCATCGCCGCCGCGGCCTCCCAGACCGGCATCGCGCTGACGCTGCTGCCCGTCTTCTACGCCCATGCCGGCTTCGGCGGCACCGCGCCGGGCGAGGGGCAGCGCCGCTTCATCAACGACCGCGAATCCTATGGCCGCCTTCTGGAACGCTGCCGCGCGCTGACGAACGCCCTGCCGGAGGGCGTCACCGGTGTCGCCCCGCACAGCCTGCGCGCCGTCACGCCGGACGAACTTTCCACCGTCGTCGCCATGGCCGGCGACAAGCCGATCCACATCCACATTTCCGAACAGGTCAAGGAAGTCGAAGACAGCATTGCCTGGTGCGGCCGCCGCCCGGTGGAATGGCTGCTCGACAACCAGGCGGTCGACGGCCGCTGGTGCTTCATCCACGCCACGCACATGACGGAGGCCGAAACGCGCGGCATGGCCGAAGCCGGCGCCATTGCCGGCCTCTGCCCGATCACGGAAGCCAATCTCGGCGACGGCACCTTCCCGGCGCCGGAGTTCTTCGCCGCCGGCGGCCGCTACGGCATCGGCTCCGATTCCAACGTGCTGATCGGCCTGCCAGACGAGCTGCGCCAACTCGAATATTCCGAGCGTCTCTACCACCGTGCCCGCAACGTGCTGGCCGCGCCCGGCGGCTCGACGGGCCGCGCGCTCTTCGACGGCGCCATCGTCGGCGGTGCCGCCGCCCTTGGCGCGGCCGCCGGCATTGCGGCCGGTCAGGCGGCGGATTTCGTCAGCGTCAAGGCCCGTCATGGCCTCGACCTTGCGGGGGACGCGCTGCTCGACGGCTGGATCTTCGCCAATGGTGCCGAGGTCGATTGCGTCTGGGTGAACGGCCGCAAGCAGGTCGAGGGCGGCCGCCATGTCGCCCGCGAAGCCGTAGGCCGTCGCTTCACGACGGTGATGCGCGCGCTTGCCGAGGCCTGA
- the hutU gene encoding urocanate hydratase, whose translation MTDNPRHNIREIRPATGTEITAKSWMTEAPLRMLMNNLHPDVAENPHELVVYGGIGKAARNWECFDTILSTLKSLNEDETLLVQSGKPVGVFKTHPDAPRVLLANSNLVPHWATWEHFNELDRKGLMMYGQMTAGSWIYIGTQGIVQGTYETFAEAGRQHYGGSLEGRWVLTAGLGGMGGAQPLAAVMAGLSCLAVECNPDSIDFRLRTRYVDAKAETLDEAMEMIDRWTKAGEAKSVALLGNCAEILPEMVRRGIRPDMVTDQTSAHDLINGYLPAGWTVEQWKAAAADSSQHAKLKDAAAKGCAVHVQAMLDFQAMGVPTVDYGNNIRQVALDQGVKNAFDFPGFVPAYVRPQFCEGRGPFRWVALSGDPEDIYKTDAKIKELFPEETRVHRWLDMAAERIAFQGLPARICWLGLGQRHLAGLAFNEMVRKGELKAPIVIGRDHLDCGSVASPNRETEAMKDGTDAVSDWPLLNALLNTAGGATWVSLHHGGGVGMGFSQHSGVVIVADGTDAAAKRLERVLFNDPGTGVMRHADAGYEIAQQCASEKGLRLPGILGN comes from the coding sequence ATGACCGACAATCCTCGCCACAACATCCGCGAAATCCGTCCCGCCACCGGCACCGAAATCACCGCCAAGAGCTGGATGACCGAAGCCCCGCTGCGCATGCTGATGAACAACCTCCACCCCGACGTCGCGGAAAACCCGCACGAGCTGGTGGTCTATGGCGGCATCGGCAAGGCCGCGCGCAACTGGGAATGCTTCGACACCATCCTCTCCACGCTCAAGAGCCTGAACGAGGACGAGACCCTGCTGGTGCAGTCGGGCAAGCCGGTGGGCGTGTTCAAGACGCACCCGGATGCGCCGCGCGTGCTGCTGGCCAACTCCAACTTGGTGCCGCACTGGGCCACCTGGGAACACTTCAACGAGCTGGACCGCAAGGGTCTGATGATGTACGGCCAGATGACGGCCGGCAGCTGGATCTATATCGGCACCCAGGGCATCGTGCAAGGCACGTATGAAACCTTCGCCGAGGCCGGCCGCCAGCATTACGGCGGCTCGCTGGAAGGTCGCTGGGTGCTGACCGCGGGCCTGGGCGGCATGGGCGGCGCCCAGCCCCTGGCCGCCGTCATGGCGGGCCTGTCGTGCCTTGCCGTCGAGTGCAACCCGGATTCGATCGATTTCCGCCTGCGCACCCGCTATGTCGACGCAAAGGCCGAAACCCTCGACGAAGCCATGGAAATGATCGACCGCTGGACGAAGGCCGGTGAGGCCAAGTCCGTCGCGCTGCTCGGCAACTGCGCCGAAATCCTGCCGGAAATGGTCCGCCGCGGCATCCGCCCCGACATGGTGACCGACCAGACCTCGGCCCATGACCTGATCAACGGCTACCTGCCGGCTGGCTGGACGGTGGAGCAATGGAAGGCCGCCGCCGCCGATTCGTCGCAGCACGCCAAGCTGAAGGACGCCGCGGCCAAGGGCTGCGCCGTCCATGTGCAGGCCATGCTGGACTTCCAGGCCATGGGCGTGCCCACGGTGGACTATGGCAACAATATCCGCCAGGTGGCCCTGGACCAGGGCGTGAAGAACGCCTTCGACTTCCCCGGCTTCGTGCCCGCCTATGTGCGCCCGCAGTTCTGCGAGGGCCGCGGCCCCTTCCGCTGGGTAGCGCTCTCGGGCGACCCGGAGGACATCTACAAGACCGACGCCAAGATCAAGGAGCTCTTCCCCGAAGAGACCCGCGTGCACCGCTGGCTGGACATGGCGGCCGAGCGCATCGCCTTCCAGGGCCTGCCGGCGCGCATCTGCTGGCTGGGCCTGGGCCAGCGCCACCTGGCCGGCCTGGCTTTCAACGAGATGGTGCGCAAGGGCGAGCTCAAGGCCCCCATCGTGATCGGCCGCGACCACCTGGACTGCGGCTCGGTGGCCAGCCCCAACCGCGAGACCGAGGCCATGAAGGACGGCACCGACGCCGTGTCCGACTGGCCGCTGCTCAACGCCCTGCTGAACACCGCCGGCGGCGCCACCTGGGTGAGCCTGCACCATGGCGGCGGCGTGGGCATGGGCTTTTCCCAGCACAGCGGCGTGGTCATCGTGGCCGACGGTACCGATGCCGCCGCCAAGCGCCTGGAGCGCGTGCTCTTCAACGACCCCGGCACCGGCGTGATGCGCCATGCCGATGCCGGCTACGAGATCGCCCAGCAATGCGCCAGCGAAAAGGGCCTGCGCCTGCCGGGCATCCTCGGTAACTGA
- a CDS encoding ABC transporter substrate-binding protein — protein sequence MTKTLLALALAASTLLSAQASAETLKIGTEGAYPPFNFQDASGKLGGFDVEIGLALCEKMKVECEVVAQDWDGIIPGLVAKKYDMIIASMFITDERKKQVSFTDPYYLAAMTHAAPKNSGITDFTNEGMKGKTIGAQSGTTQADYAAAVYPDADIKLYPTQDEVNLDMANGRLDLQVGDMIPLLDWVTKNDDGKACCELIGEPITDKKFVGEGVGIAVRQDDNDLREKLNAALKAIREDGTYKKINDKYFSIDVYTMK from the coding sequence ATGACGAAAACGCTGCTGGCACTGGCTCTCGCGGCTTCCACCCTTCTTTCCGCGCAGGCTTCGGCCGAGACGCTGAAGATCGGCACGGAGGGCGCCTACCCGCCCTTCAACTTCCAGGACGCTTCCGGCAAGCTCGGCGGCTTCGACGTGGAGATCGGCCTTGCGCTCTGCGAGAAGATGAAGGTGGAGTGCGAAGTGGTCGCGCAGGACTGGGACGGCATCATTCCCGGCCTCGTCGCCAAGAAATACGACATGATCATCGCCTCGATGTTCATCACCGACGAGCGCAAGAAGCAGGTCTCCTTCACCGACCCCTACTATCTCGCCGCCATGACCCATGCCGCGCCGAAGAATTCCGGCATCACGGATTTCACCAATGAGGGCATGAAGGGCAAGACGATCGGCGCGCAGTCCGGCACGACGCAGGCCGACTACGCCGCCGCCGTCTACCCGGATGCCGACATCAAGCTCTATCCGACGCAGGACGAAGTGAATCTCGACATGGCGAACGGCCGCCTCGACCTGCAGGTCGGCGACATGATCCCGCTGCTCGACTGGGTGACGAAGAACGATGACGGCAAGGCCTGCTGCGAGCTGATCGGCGAGCCGATCACCGACAAGAAGTTCGTCGGCGAAGGCGTCGGCATCGCCGTGCGCCAGGACGACAACGACCTGCGCGAGAAGCTGAACGCCGCCCTGAAGGCCATCCGCGAGGACGGCACCTACAAGAAGATCAACGACAAGTACTTCTCCATCGACGTCTACACGATGAAGTAA
- the hutI gene encoding imidazolonepropionase, producing MTAQEKDTVRVWRNARLATLNESLPGLGIVEDGAIAVRDGRIAFVGPEADLPAEFASTEQVDCEGRWITPGLIDCHTHLVHAGDRAHEFELRLAGASYEEIARAGGGIVSSVKALRAASEDDLVRQTLPRLKALMAEGVTTVELKSGYGLDTENELKSLRAARRVAEECDVTVRTTFLGAHALPPEMKGDKAAYVDKVVNAMLPAVAAEGLADAVDGFCEGIAFSVEEMTRVFDAAKAHGLPVKLHADQLSNLHGAELAARYGALSADHLEYTDDAGAAEMARAGTVAVILPGAFYFIRETKKPPVDLFRKHGVKMAVATDSNPGTSPLTSLLLTMNMAATLFGMTVEECIAGTTREAARALGLVDEVGTLEAGKWADFVLWDIGRPAELVYRMGFNPMHARIRSGH from the coding sequence ATGACGGCACAGGAAAAGGACACGGTCCGCGTCTGGCGCAATGCGCGGCTGGCGACGCTCAACGAAAGCCTGCCGGGGCTCGGCATCGTGGAAGATGGCGCCATCGCCGTGCGCGACGGCCGCATCGCCTTTGTGGGTCCTGAGGCCGACCTTCCCGCCGAATTCGCCAGCACCGAACAGGTGGACTGCGAAGGCCGCTGGATCACGCCCGGACTCATCGATTGCCACACCCATCTCGTGCATGCCGGCGACCGCGCCCATGAATTCGAGCTGCGCCTTGCCGGCGCCTCCTACGAGGAGATCGCCCGGGCCGGCGGCGGCATCGTTTCCTCCGTCAAGGCGCTGCGCGCGGCGAGCGAGGACGACCTGGTGCGCCAGACCCTGCCCCGCCTCAAGGCGCTGATGGCCGAGGGCGTGACGACGGTGGAGCTGAAGTCCGGCTACGGCCTCGACACCGAGAACGAACTGAAGTCGCTGCGCGCCGCGCGCCGCGTCGCCGAAGAATGCGACGTCACCGTGCGCACCACCTTCCTCGGCGCCCATGCGCTGCCGCCGGAAATGAAGGGCGACAAGGCGGCCTATGTCGACAAGGTTGTGAACGCGATGCTGCCGGCCGTCGCGGCCGAAGGCCTTGCCGACGCCGTCGACGGCTTCTGCGAGGGCATCGCCTTCTCCGTCGAGGAAATGACCCGCGTCTTCGACGCCGCCAAGGCGCATGGCCTGCCCGTCAAGCTCCATGCCGACCAGCTTTCCAACCTGCATGGCGCGGAACTCGCCGCCCGCTACGGCGCGCTTTCGGCCGATCATCTCGAATATACCGACGATGCGGGCGCGGCCGAAATGGCCAGGGCCGGCACCGTCGCCGTCATCCTGCCCGGCGCCTTCTACTTCATCCGCGAAACGAAGAAGCCGCCGGTCGATCTCTTCCGCAAGCACGGCGTCAAGATGGCCGTCGCCACCGATTCCAATCCCGGCACCTCGCCGCTCACCTCTCTGCTGCTCACCATGAACATGGCCGCAACCCTCTTCGGCATGACCGTCGAGGAATGCATCGCCGGCACGACGCGGGAAGCCGCGCGCGCGCTCGGCCTGGTCGATGAGGTGGGGACGCTCGAGGCCGGAAAGTGGGCCGACTTCGTCCTGTGGGACATCGGCCGACCGGCGGAACTGGTCTACCGCATGGGCTTCAATCCCATGCATGCCCGTATCCGCAGCGGACATTAA
- a CDS encoding aldo/keto reductase has translation MRHRKFGRTGFTTTDIGFGAWQIGGAWGDVSEADGRAALHAALDAGMSFIDTADVYGDGRSEKIIADVLKERGGQRPMVATKAGRRLSPHVADGYTKDNLEGFIDRSLKNLGVERLDLVQLHCPPTDVYYRPEVFQGLEEIKTAGKIANYGVSVEKVEEALKAIEYPGVTSVQIIYNMFRQRPAQLFFKEAARRHVAVIARVPLASGLLSGKITRDTAFAADDHRNFNRHGDAFDVGETFAGVPFETGLQAVEEIRALVPAGVPMAAFALRWILMADAVSVVIPGARNAEQAKANAAAASLPAIPEDVMEATREVYYRLVAPHVHQRW, from the coding sequence ATGAGACATCGCAAATTCGGCCGCACGGGTTTCACCACCACGGATATCGGCTTCGGCGCCTGGCAGATCGGCGGCGCGTGGGGCGATGTCAGCGAGGCGGACGGCCGCGCCGCCCTGCATGCCGCGCTCGATGCCGGCATGAGCTTCATCGACACCGCCGACGTCTATGGCGACGGCCGCTCGGAAAAGATCATCGCCGATGTGCTGAAGGAGCGCGGCGGCCAGCGCCCGATGGTGGCGACGAAGGCCGGCCGCCGGCTCTCGCCGCATGTCGCGGACGGCTATACGAAGGACAATCTCGAAGGGTTCATCGACCGCAGCCTGAAGAACCTCGGCGTCGAGCGCCTCGATCTCGTGCAGCTGCACTGCCCGCCGACCGACGTCTATTACCGTCCCGAGGTCTTCCAGGGCCTGGAAGAGATCAAAACCGCCGGCAAGATCGCCAATTACGGCGTCAGCGTCGAGAAGGTCGAGGAGGCGCTGAAGGCCATCGAATATCCCGGCGTCACCAGCGTGCAGATCATCTACAACATGTTCCGCCAGCGCCCGGCGCAGCTCTTCTTCAAGGAAGCGGCCCGCCGCCATGTCGCGGTCATCGCCCGCGTGCCGCTGGCAAGCGGCCTGCTCTCCGGCAAGATCACGCGCGATACGGCCTTCGCCGCCGACGACCACCGCAACTTCAACCGTCACGGCGATGCCTTCGACGTCGGCGAGACCTTTGCCGGCGTGCCCTTCGAGACCGGGCTCCAGGCCGTGGAGGAAATCCGCGCGCTGGTGCCGGCGGGCGTGCCCATGGCGGCCTTCGCGCTGCGCTGGATCCTCATGGCCGATGCCGTCAGCGTCGTCATTCCCGGCGCGCGCAATGCCGAACAGGCGAAAGCCAATGCCGCCGCGGCCAGCCTGCCGGCCATCCCCGAGGACGTGATGGAAGCGACGCGCGAGGTCTATTACCGCCTCGTCGCGCCGCATGTGCACCAGCGCTGGTAG
- the hutG gene encoding N-formylglutamate deformylase, which yields MAVFDVHQGTSPVILAFPHTGTDVPADIRDRLNDNGRILADTDWHIERLYDGLLPDVTTVRATFHRYVIDANRDPAGVSLYPGQNTTSLVPETDFDGKGIWKDGEAPTDADIAYRLANFHAPYHAALAAEIERVKAIHGVAILYDCHSIRSLIPFLFEGRLPDFNVGTDMGRTCDKAIETATFEACAAAEGYTSILNGRFKGGWTTRHYGKPETGVHAIQMELAQVSHLSTEVPPFDLDEGKAARLRVHLKDILTRIEAIASTLKQR from the coding sequence GTGGCGGTCTTCGACGTCCACCAGGGCACCTCGCCCGTCATTCTCGCCTTCCCGCATACCGGCACGGACGTTCCGGCCGATATCCGGGATCGCCTGAACGACAACGGCCGCATCCTCGCGGATACGGACTGGCACATCGAACGGCTCTATGACGGCCTGCTGCCGGACGTGACGACCGTGCGCGCCACGTTCCACCGCTACGTCATCGATGCCAACCGCGACCCGGCCGGCGTCAGCCTCTATCCCGGCCAGAACACCACGAGCCTCGTTCCGGAAACGGATTTCGACGGCAAGGGGATCTGGAAGGACGGCGAGGCGCCGACCGACGCTGATATCGCCTATCGGCTCGCCAATTTCCACGCCCCGTACCACGCGGCGCTGGCGGCCGAAATCGAACGCGTCAAGGCGATCCACGGCGTGGCGATCCTCTACGATTGCCACTCCATCCGCTCGCTGATCCCCTTCCTGTTCGAAGGACGGCTGCCGGATTTCAACGTCGGCACCGACATGGGCCGCACCTGCGACAAGGCCATCGAAACGGCGACGTTCGAGGCCTGCGCCGCGGCGGAAGGCTATACCAGCATCCTCAACGGCCGCTTCAAGGGCGGCTGGACGACCCGCCACTACGGCAAGCCGGAAACCGGCGTGCACGCCATCCAGATGGAACTCGCGCAGGTGAGCCATCTGTCGACCGAAGTCCCGCCCTTCGACCTCGACGAGGGCAAGGCCGCCCGGCTTCGCGTCCATCTGAAAGACATTCTGACCCGCATCGAGGCCATCGCCTCCACCCTGAAACAACGCTGA